The Ascidiaceihabitans donghaensis genome includes the window TCCAGCAACAGATCGCCGTAATCCTTGGTGTCCGCATACCAGCGGCTGTCCCAAGTACGGTTGACCTGAAGGCGCATACCGATTGGATTTACTTTGTTACCCATTAGGCTTGCTCCCCTGACACTTCTTCAACTTGACGCACTTTGATGGTGATCTCAGCAAAAGGCTTCATGATCTTGCCAAAGCGACCACGGGCACGAGGGCGACCGCGTTTCAGTGTCATGTTTTTGCCAACCCAAGCTTCGGCGACGATCAGCTCGTCAACGTCCAGATTGTGGTTGTTTTCTGCGTTCGCAATTGCCGACTGCAGGCATTTTTTCACGTCTTGCGCGATCCGCTTTTTAGAAAAAGTCAGGTCCGTCAGGGCCTTGTCGACTTTCTTGCCACGGATCATCTGCGCAACAAGGTTCAGCTTTTGAGGGCTGGTGCGCAGCATGCGTGTTTTTGCCATTGCTTCGTTATCAGCGACGCGGCGAGGGTTTTTATCCTTGCTCATTTGCGTTTCGCTTTCTTGTCAGCGGCGTGGCCGTAGTAGGTACGTGTTGGCGAATATTCACCAAACTTTTGACCGATCATTTCCTCGGAGACGTTCACCGGGATATGCTTCTGGCCGTTGTACACGCCAAATGTGAGGCCCACAAACTGGGGCAGGATGGTTGAGCGACGCGACCAGATTTTGATCACTTCGTTGCGACCGCTTTCGCGGGACGCTTCGGCCTTTTTCAACACGTAAGAGTCGACAAAAGGACCTTTCCAAACAGAACGACCCATAAATCAGCGTCCCTTTTTCTTGGCGTGACGCGAGCGGATGATCAGCTTTTGCGACGCTTTGTTTTTGTTGCGTGTGCGCGCACCCTTGGTTGGTTTGCCCCATGGGGAAACCGGGTGACGACCACCAGAGGTCCGGCCTTCACCACCACCGTGCGGGTGGTCGATCGGGTTCATAACGACACCACGCACACTTGGGCGGATGCCCTTGTGACGCATGCGGCCCGCTTTACCGAAGTTCTGGTTCGAGTTGTCGGGGTTGGACACGGCACCAACGGTGGCCATGCATTCCTGACGCACCAGACGCAGCTCGCCTGAAGACAGGCGGATCTGAGCGTAACCGCCATCACGGCCCACGAACTGGGCGTATGTGCCGGCAGCACGGGCGATTTGACCGCCTTTGCCAGGCTTCAGCTCGATGTTATGAATGATTGTACCGATGGGCATGCCCGAAAATGGCATCGCGTTACCGGGTTTGATGTCTGCTTTGGCCGCAGAGATCACCTTGTCACCAACCGCAAGGCGCTGAGGCGCCAGGATGTAGGCCTGTTCGCCGTCTTCGTATTTTACGAGCGCGATAAAGGCTGTGCGGTTAGGGTCATATTCGATGCGTTCGACCGTGGCCGATACATCCATTTTGTTGCGCCGAAAATCTACGATACGATAGAGGCGCTTTGCCCCACCGCCTTTGCGGCGCATCGTGATCCGTCCGGTGTTGTTCCGTCCGCCGTTTTTCGTCAAGCCTTCAGTGAGGGCTTTGACCGGGCGGCCTTTCCAGAGCTCCGAACGGTCGATCAGTACCAGCCCACGCTGGCCCGGCGTCGTCGGTTTATACGACTTGAGTGCCATGTTGTCTGTCTTCCGTTTTGCTATGTGACGGGTTGCCCCGCCGTGGTTATAGGCCCCCGTAGGTGCCAGAGTTTGGTGTGGTGTGGTGGATCGAGATCCACCTTACCGGGTGCTGCGTAAGGTGCATCTTGATGCGCCTTTGCAAACAACAACGAAGCCCCGAACGAATCCGGGGCCTTGTCGATGGGGTCTGATAGGGTGGTTGGCGTGTGGGGTCAAGCAACAATGCCGCTCTTTTGCCTTTGACCGGGCCTGCATGCGCCCGTATCGTTTTTCCCAAGCGACACTGGGACATTACGCATGGCACGGACACTCTGGCAGACCTTTGCGGCGACCCTTTGCCTGACGCTTACTCGGTCTCTTACGCCTCTGCCAATCCTGCCCTGCCCCCCGCCAAGCCAAAGCCCCGCGACATCCCGAAAACCAACCACCTGGGCGAAGACCTCCGTGGCCTCGCCCTGCCCGCAGCCATGGCTTTGAAATTGCCAGGCGGCGAGGTCATCGCCCTATATGGTTACATCGTGGGCAAGCGGGACGGATCCTCCAACTACATTTATTGGAACAAAGCCGTCGGCGCCGAGTGCCGCGGCAAGACCGCGTTGTCGGACGGGGGCTATG containing:
- the rpsS gene encoding 30S ribosomal protein S19 — protein: MGRSVWKGPFVDSYVLKKAEASRESGRNEVIKIWSRRSTILPQFVGLTFGVYNGQKHIPVNVSEEMIGQKFGEYSPTRTYYGHAADKKAKRK
- the rplB gene encoding 50S ribosomal protein L2, translating into MALKSYKPTTPGQRGLVLIDRSELWKGRPVKALTEGLTKNGGRNNTGRITMRRKGGGAKRLYRIVDFRRNKMDVSATVERIEYDPNRTAFIALVKYEDGEQAYILAPQRLAVGDKVISAAKADIKPGNAMPFSGMPIGTIIHNIELKPGKGGQIARAAGTYAQFVGRDGGYAQIRLSSGELRLVRQECMATVGAVSNPDNSNQNFGKAGRMRHKGIRPSVRGVVMNPIDHPHGGGEGRTSGGRHPVSPWGKPTKGARTRNKNKASQKLIIRSRHAKKKGR
- the rplV gene encoding 50S ribosomal protein L22 yields the protein MSKDKNPRRVADNEAMAKTRMLRTSPQKLNLVAQMIRGKKVDKALTDLTFSKKRIAQDVKKCLQSAIANAENNHNLDVDELIVAEAWVGKNMTLKRGRPRARGRFGKIMKPFAEITIKVRQVEEVSGEQA